From a single Equus asinus isolate D_3611 breed Donkey chromosome 2, EquAss-T2T_v2, whole genome shotgun sequence genomic region:
- the DDX21 gene encoding nucleolar RNA helicase 2, with translation MPGKLLSDADLESDAAMEQVEIPRKQSEKKGRKEKPKSTKTQEAAEEKEETISPKAKKVKKKAGPSEVDMNSPKSKKAKKKDEPSEDDILSPKTKSVKKTKEPFEKQVVSPKTKKVIKDKDPSQEETGAPKPKKMKKEKEMNGEIGEKSPKLKNGLPHSGPDSDSSEAASEESNSELEQEIPVEQKEGAFSNFPISEETIKLLKARGVTFLFPIQAKTFHHVYSGKDLIAQARTGTGKTFSFAIPLIEKLQRELQDRKRGRAPQVLVLAPTRELANQVSRDFSDITKKLAVACFYGGTPYGGQIERMRNGIDILVGTPGRIKDHLQNGKLDLTKLKHVVLDEVDQMLDMGFADQVEEILSVAYKKDSEDNPQTLLFSATCPHWVYNVAKKYMKSTYEQVDLIGKKTQKTAMTVEHLAIKCHWTQRAAVIGDVIRVYSGYQRRTIIFCETKKEAQELSQSVSIKLDAQSLHGDIPQKQREITLKGFRNGDFGVLVATNVAARGLDIPEVDLVVQSSPPKDVESYIHRSGRTGRAGRTGICICFYQHKEEHQLAQVEQKAGIKFKRIGVPSATEIIKASSKDAIRLLDSVPPTAISHFKQSAEKLIEEKGAVEALAAALAHISGATSVDQRSLINSDAGFVTMILRCSIEMHNISYAWKELKEQLGEDIDSKVKGMVFLKGKQGVCFDVPTAAAADVQEKWHDSRRWQLSVATEQPELEGPREGSRGFRGQRDGSRGFRGRREGNRGSRGQREGNRGSRGQRSGGGNKSNRFQNKGQKRSFSKAFGQ, from the exons ATGCCGGGGAAACTCCTTAGTGACGCGGATTTGGAGTCAGACGCAGCCATGGAGCAAGTGGAGATACCGCGAAAGCAAAGTGAGAAG AAAGGTAGAAAAGAGAAGCCAAAATCTACTAAGACTCAAGAGGcagcagaagaaaaggaagaaactattTCCCCCAAagctaaaaaagttaaaaagaaagcagGGCCTTCTGAGGTTGACATGAATTCTCCTAAAtccaaaaaggcaaaaaagaaagacGAGCCATCTGAGGACGACATTCTCTCTCCTAAAACCAAAAGtgtgaaaaaaacaaaggagCCCTTTGAAAAGCAAGTTGTTTCTCCTAAAaccaaaaaagtaataaaagataAGGATCCTTCTCAAGAAGAAACAGGTGCTCCTAAGcccaagaaaatgaagaaagaaaaggaaatgaatggaGAAATTGGAGAGAAAAGCCCCAAACTGAAGAATGGACTCCCTCATTCCGGACCTGACTCTGACTCCAGTGAAGCTGCCAGTGAAGAAAGTAACAGTGAGTTAGAGCAG GAAATACCTGTGGAACAGAAAGAAGGAGCTTTCTCTAATTTTCCCATATCTGAAGAGACTATTAAACTTCTCAAAG CCCGTGGGGTGACTTTCCTGTTTCCTATACAAGCGAAGACATTTCACCATGTCTATAGTGGGAAGGACTTAATTGCACAGGCACGGACAGGAACTGGGAAGACATTCTCCTTTGCCATCCCTTTGATTGAGAAACTTCAGAGAGAACTACAGGACCGGAAGAGAGGCCGTGCCCCTCAG gtACTGGTTCTCGCACCCACAAGGGAGTTAGCAAATCAAGTaagcagagacttcagtgacATCACAAAGAAGCTGGCAGTGGCTTGTTTTTATGGTGGAACTCCCTATGGAGGTCAAA TTGAACGCATGCGGAATGGGATTGATATCCTGGTGGGGACGCCAGGTCGTATCAAAGACCACCTGCAGAATGGCAAGCTAGATCTCACCAAACTTAAGCATGTTGTCCTGGATGAAGTTGACCAGATGTTGGACATGGGGTTTGCTGATCAAGTGGAAGAGATTTTAAGTGTGGCATACAAGAAAG attCAGAAGACAATCCCCAAACATTGCTTTTTTCTGCAACTTGCCCTCATTGGGTATATAATGTTGCTAAGAAATACATGAAATCTACATATGAACAGGTGGACCTGATTGGTAAAAAGACTCAGAAAACGGCAATGACTGTGGAG cATCTGGCTATCAAGTGCCACTGGACTCAAAGGGCAGCAGTTATTGGGGACGTGATCCGAGTGTACAGTGGTTATCAAAGACGCACTATCATCTTCTGTGAAACCAAGAAAGAAGCCCAGGAGTTGTCACAGAGTGTGTCCATAAAGCTG GATGCCCAGTCACTGCACGGAGACATTccacagaagcaaagagaaatcaCCTTGAAAGGTTTTAGAAATGGTGATTTTGGAGTTTTGGTTGCAACCAATGTTGCTGCACGTGGGTTAGACATCCCTGAGGTTGATCTGGTTGTACAAAGTTCTCCACCAAAG GATGTGGAGTCCTACATTCATCGTTCTGGGCGCACAGGTAGAGCCGGAAGGACGGGAATTTGCATCTGCTTTTATCAGCACAAAGAAGAGCATCAGTTAGCACAAGTGGAGCAAAAAGCG GGAATTAAATTTAAACGAATAGGTGTTCCTTCTGCAACCGAGATAATAAAAGCTTCCAGCAAAGACGCCATCAG GCTTTTGGATTCTGTGCCTCCCACTGCTATTAGTCACTTCAAGCAGTCGGCTGAGAAGCTGATAGAGGAGAAGGGAGCCGTGGAAGCCCTGGCGGCAGCACTGGCCCATATTTCTGGTGCCACCTCAGTAGACCAGCGCTCCTTGATCAACTCGGATGCG GGCTTTGTGACCATGATCTTGCGGTGCTCAATTGAAATGCATAACATTAGTTATGCTTGGAAGGAACTTAAAGAGCAGCTGGGAGAGGATATTGATTCCAAAGTGAAGGGAATGGTCTTTCTCAAAGGGAAGCAG GGTGTTTGCTTTGATGTCCCTACTGCGGCCGCAGCAGACGTGCAG GAAAAATGGCATGATTCACGGCGCTGGCAGCTCTCTGTGGCCACGGAGCAGCCAGAGCTGGAAGGACCACGGGAAGGCAGTCGAGGCTTCAGGGGACAGCGAGACGGCAGTCGAGGCTTCAGGGGACGGCGGGAAGGCAACAGAGGCTCCAGGGGACAGCGGGAAGGCAACAGAGGCTCCAGGGGACAGCGATCAGGAGGTGGCAACAAAAGTAACAGATTCCAAAACAAAGGCCAGAAGCGGAGTTTCAGTAAAGCATTTGGTCAGTAA